From Carassius auratus strain Wakin chromosome 10, ASM336829v1, whole genome shotgun sequence, a single genomic window includes:
- the synj1 gene encoding synaptojanin-1 isoform X2: MAFSKGYRIYHKLDPPPYSVIVETRNREECLMFESGAVAVLSAAEKETIKSAYTKMLDAYGILGVLRLNLGDSMLHSLVVVTGCSSVGKVQDSEVFRVTGTDFVSLKNDPSDEDRIADVRKILNSGNFYFAWSSTGVSLDLSLNAHRRIREDTSDNRFFWNQSLHLHLKHYGVNCDDWLLRLMCGGVEIRTIYAGHKQAKACVISRLSSERAGTRFNVRGTNDDGQVANFVETEQVIFLDDKVSSFIQIRGSIPLFWEQPGIQVGSHRVKLSRGFEANAPAFERHFSALRKLYGKQVIINLLGMKEGEHMLSKAFQSHLKASEHANAVRMLNFDYHQMVKGGKTDKLISVLKPQISKFLEECGFFYYSGEAGIQRCQSGTIRSNCLDCLDRTNSVQAFIALEMLPKQLEDMGLTEKPQLVARFQEVFRTMWSTNGDSISKIYAGTGALDGKAKLKDGARSVTRTIQNNFFDSSKQEAIDILRLGSTLNSDLADKARALLTTSSLYVTEPILQSASPRVLLGMCQSHFKYTRPKKIRVCVGTWNVNGGKQFRSIAFRNHTLNDWLLDAPKKAGHPEFQDGKANPVDIFAIGFEEMVELNAGNIVSASTTNQKLWAAELQKNISRDHKYVLLASEQLVGVCLFVFIRPQHAPFIRDVAVDTVKTGMGGATGNKGGVAIRMLFHTTSICFVCSHFAAGQSQVKERNDDYTEIARKLSFPMGRLLFSHDYVFWCGDFNYRINIPNDETKELIRQQNWDALIAGDQLVEQKNAGQVFKGFIEGKLDFAPTYKYDLFSEDYDTSEKCRTPAWTDRVLWKRRKWNFDKTAEELELNVVGAPVNEEDQCPWSPGELKYYSRAELKTSDHRPVVAIIDVDVLEVDPEARHQVYKEVIALQGPPDGTILVSLCTSGPDDYFDDALIDDLLDKFAQFGEVILIRFVEEKMWVTFLEGYSALAALSLSGSTVNGKTIDIRLRSPGWIKSLEEEMSVERICGSIPTSTSSTLLAENSDMGEEYDMEGDVDEEIEDILPQHLQPGAGMDLGASPAPSPHTSPCPSPTYGEPAPPIRPSRAPPRTAGPPQGGLSPAAIRRELAGSPVDGQPAGALFPQGLEPKRPPPPRPNAPPARPAPPQRPPPPSGGRSPAPVRKGSAGFAEPLDLEFDVTDYEGQKSPALARADAAGRGQATGSAPGGAPRPIPPRAGVISVPPQARPPPPAHPGAPRPIAEVHPGAPRPSPDNHPGAPRPVPEPQSKPSELPLGPPPTLPGPMRPQMTSPMQPQSMSPMQPPVQPQLPPPIQAQLPPPMQPTLPAPLYPQPAPQASAGAAAASQPGLASPKPPPRSRSSHALPPESAPAPAPAFQAKDMNGVQREAQWNLDPFDMFNSQSLFQNSFSASLPRSSSSSTPSPSSSSTLPSSLSLFSAPETSSTPCLLPPPAPSRSKSQETLRSSPNPFLIEAQPRPNSTNPFTGNLLSSPRRSLTPDFYTQQQAQEARSGLNRAMSAVVHSSTLPPSFSRQQSLVPAPAAAPAKQTQKWVTFDDDSDFLSMKVPSAAGTGPLLTPTVSSVPFPQPQSSLPSSGFGINSNWASLPTSSFPTIPPPVPTRTNTSVKKNAHIPFRNEFTES, from the exons ATGGCATTCAGTAAAGGTTATCGTATTTATCATAAGCTGGATCCACCTCCGTACAGTGTGATTGTGGAGACCAGAAATCGAGAGGAATGCCTGATGTTCGAGTCTGGAGCCGTTGCTGTTCTGT CGGCGGCAGAGAAAGAGACAATCAAGTCTGCGTACACCAAGATGCTTGATGCTTATGGGATCCTGGGAGTTCTTCGTCTTAACCTTG GGGATTCTATGCTGCACAGCCTGGTGGTCGTAACGGGCTGCAGTTCAGTGGGAAAGGTCCAGGATTCAGAAGTTTTTCGCGTAACAGGCACTGACTTTGTCTCTCTGAAAAACGACCCCTCGGATGAGGACCGCATCGCTGATGTCAGAAAAATCTTAAACTCTGGGAACTTCTATTTCGCCTGGTCCTCCACCGGAGTGAGTCTGGACCTCAGCTTGAACGCACACCGCAGAATCAGAGAAGACACATCTGATAATCGATTTTTCTG GAATCAGTCCCTCCATCTCCATCTCAAGCATTATGGGGTGAACTGTGATGACTGGCTGCTGAGGTTGATGTGTGGCGGAGTAGAGATCCGCACCATCTACGCTGGGCACAAGCAGGCCAAAGCTTGCGTGATCTCTCGGCTCAGCTCAGAGAGAGCAGGCACGCGTTTCAATGTCCGAGGCACAAATGACGACGGCCAGGTGGCAAACTTTGTAGAGACTGAGCAG GTTATTTTCCTTGATGACAAAGTGTCCTCCTTCATTCAGATCCGAGGGTCAATACCTCTGTTCTGGGAGCAGCCAGGAATTCAG GTCGGCTCTCATCGTGTTAAGCTGTCCCGTGGTTTTGAAGCAAACGCACCGGCTTTTGAGAG ACACTTTAGTGCCCTGAGGAAGCTGTATGGCAAGCAGGTGATCATCAACCTGCTGGGTATGAAGGAGGGTGAACACATGCTCAGCAAAGCATTCCAG AGTCACCTGAAAGCTTCAGAGCATGCAAACGCTGTGAGAATGTTGAACTTTGACTATCATCAGATGGTTAAAGGTGGGAAGACTGACAAGCTCATCAGTGTCCTGAAACCTCAGATCAGCAAGTTTCTGGAGGAATGCGGTTTCTTCTACTACTCAGGAGAGGCGGGCATTCAGAG ATGTCAAAGTGGCACAATTCGTTCCAACTGTCTCGACTGCTTGGACCGAACAAACAGCGTCCAGGCCTTCATTGCACTTGAG ATGCTTCCAAAACAATTGGAAGACATGGGTCTGACTGAGAAACCTCAGCTGGTGGCGCGGTTTCAGGAGGTTTTCCGCACCATGTGGTCCACGAATGGAGACTCGATCAGCAAGATCTACGCAGGCACTGGTGCTCTGGATGGCAAGGCTAAG CTAAAAGACGGAGCTCGCTCGGTCACAAGAACCATTCAGAATAACTTCTTTGACAGCTCTAAACAGGAAGCCATTGATATCCTGAGACTGGGCAGCACCCTGAACAGTGACCTGGCAGATAAGGCACGAGCCCTTCTTACAACCAGCAGCCTGTATG TCACTGAGCCCATTTTACAGTCAG CCTCTCCCAGAGTGCTTCTGGGCATGTGTCAGAGCCACTTCAAGTATACACGTCCCAAAAAGATCAGAGTGTGTGTGGGTACGTGGAATGTGAACGGGGGCAAGCAGTTCCGCAGTATTGCATTTCGTAACCACACGCTCAATGACTGGCTCCTGGACGCCCCTAAGAAGGCCGGCCACCCGGAATTTCAGG ATGGAAAAGCCAACCCAGTGGACATCTTTGCTATTGGCTTTGAGGAAATGGTGGAGCTTAATGCTGGAAATATCGTCAGCGCAAG CACCACTAATCAGAAGCTGTGGGCTGCAGAACTGCAGAAGAACATCTCACGAGATCACAAATATGTGCTGCTGGCCTCAGAGCAGCTGGTGGGTGTCTGTCTGTTCGTCTTCATACGCCCTCAGCATGCGCCATTCATCAG GGACGTTGCTGTGGACACAGTAAAGACTGGAATGGGCGGAGCCACTGGTAATAAAGGGGGTGTGGCTATACGCATGCTCTTCCACACCACCAGCATCTGCTTTGTGTGCTCACACTTTGCCGCTGGCCAATCACAGGTCAAAGAGAGGAACGATGACTACACTGAAATTGCGCGCAAACTGTCCTTCCCCATG ggccGTCTCCTGTTCTCCCATGATTATGTATTCTGGTGTGGAGACTTCAACTACCGAATAAATATTCCTAATGACGAGACAAAGGAGCTGATCAGACAGCAAAATTGGGATGCACTGATTGCTGGAGATCAACTGGTAGAGCAGAAGAATGCTGGACAG gTTTTTAAAGGCTTTATTGAAGGGAAGCTGGATTTTGCCCCCACTTACAAATACGACCTGTTTTCGGAGGACTACGACACCAGTGAGAAGTGCCGCACACCAGCCTGGACTGACCGTGTGCTGTGGAAGAGAAGGAAGTGGAACTTTGATAAAACTG CGGAAGAGTTGGAGTTGAATGTCGTAGGAGCCCCAGTGAATGAGGAAGATCAGTGCCCATGGAGCCCTGGAGAGCTCAAATATTATAGCAGAGCAGAGCTCAAAACCTCTGATCACAG GCCTGTGGTGGCTATCATAGATGTGGACGTACTTGAGGTGGATCCAGAGGCCAGACACCAGGTGTATAAGGAAGTGATCGCCCTGCAGGGTCCACCAGATGGCACCATCCTCGTCTCGCTCTGCACGTCTGGTCCTgatgactactttgatgatgcaCTGATAGATGACCTGTTGGACAAGTTTGCTCAGTTTGGCGAGGTTATTCTTATCAG gTTTGTTGAAGAGAAAATGTGGGTGACATTTTTGGAGGGGTATTCTGCTCTAGCAGCTCTATCTTTGAGCGGCTCTACC GTGAATGGTAAGACCATAGACATCCGTCTGAGGAGTCCAGGATGGATAAAGAGTCTAGAGGAGGAAATGAGTGTGGAGAGAATCTGCGGCAGCATCCCAACATCCACCAGCTCCACCCTGCTGGCAGAAAACTCTGACATGGGAGAAGAGTATGACATGGAAG GTGATGTGGATGAGGAGATTGAGGATATTTTACCCCAGCACCTGCAGCCTGGAGCAGGCATGGATCTAGGCGCGTCCCCTGCCCCATCCCCACACACCAGCCCCTGCCCCTCTCCTACCTACGGAGAACCTGCACCCCCCATCCGGCCCAGCAGAGCCCCTCCACGCACAGCTGGACCACCTCAGG GAGGATTAAGCCCAGCAGCCATTAGAAGGGAACTGGCAG GTTCTCCTGTTGATGGTCAGCCAGCTGGAGCTCTCTTTCCACAGGGACTAGAGCCAAAACGTCCCCCTCCTCCACGGCCCAACGCCCCACCGGCCCGGCCCGCACCTCCGCAGCGCCCACCCCCACCCTCAG GAGGCAGAAGTCCCGCACCTGTTAGGAAAGGTTCAGCAG gctTTGCTGAGCCTCTCGATCTAGAGTTTGATGTGACTGATTATGAAG GACAAAAAAGCCCAGCGTTAGCACGTGCAGATGCAGCTG GTCGAGGTCAAGCCACCGGATCAGCCCCTGGAGGCGCCCCACGGCCG ATCCCACCTCGAGCAGGAGTCATCAGCGTCCCTCCTCAGGCTagacctcctcctcctgctcATCCTGGGGCCCCCAGACCCATAGCAGAGGTGCATCCTGGAGCCCCACGGCCCTCACCTGATAATCACCCTGGAGCTCCAAGACCCGTTCCTGAGCCCCAAAGCAAACCGTCTGAACTCCCTCTGG GTCCACCCCCCACACTGCCAGGTCCCATGAGGCCTCAGATGACATCACCCATGCAGCCCCAGTCCATGTCGCCAATGCAGCCTCCAGTCCAACCTCAACTGCCCCCACCCATACAAGCCCAGCTGCCTCCACCAATGCAGCCCACCTTACCTGCCCCGCTGTACCCTCAGCCTGCTCCTCAAGCATCTGCTGGAGCCGCTGCCGCCTCTCAGCCCGGACTGGCATCTCCCAAGCCTCCACCCCGGAGCCGGTCCTCTCACGCACTGCCACCTGagtctgctcctgctcctgctcctgcatTTCAG gccAAGGACATGAATGGAGTCCAAAGAGAAGCACAATGGAATCTAGACCCCTTCGACATGTTTAACTCCCAGTCCCTCTTCCAAAATTCATTCTCCGCTTCTCTCCCTcgctcctcttcctcatccaccccctccccttcttcttcctccacGTTACCCAGCTCCCTCTCCCTGTTCTCAGCTCCGGAGACCAGCAGCACTCCATGTCTCCTGCCTCCCCCTGCTCCCTCCCGCAGCAAGTCCCAGGAGACCCTCCGTTCATCCCCCAACCCGTTCCTCATAGAAGCCCAACCCAGACCCAACAGCACCAATCCTTTCACTGGCAACTTGTTGTCCTCCCCACGCCGATCGCTCACGCCTGATTTTTACACCCAGCAGCAGGCCCAAGAGGCCAGGTCGGGCCTAAACAGGGCCATGTCAGCTGTGGTTCACAGTTCAACTCTTCCACCATCATTCTCCAGACAACAATCCTTAGTTCCTGCTCCAGCAGCAGCCCCAGCCAAACAAACCCAAAAGTGGGTCACATTCGATGACGATTCAGATTTCCTTTCAATGAAGGTTCCATCCGCAGCTGGGACCGGCCCGCTGCTTACACCCACAGTCTCATCCGTTCCCTTCCCTCAACCCCAGAGCAGCCTCCCCAGCTCAGGCTTTGGCATAAACAGCAACTGGGCGTCGCTTCCCACGTCCTCGTTTCCCACAATCCCTCCTCCGGTCCCTACCAGGACTAATACCAGCGTTAAAAAAAATGCCCACATCCCTTTCAGAAACGAATTCACAGAGAGTTGA
- the synj1 gene encoding synaptojanin-1 isoform X11 produces MAFSKGYRIYHKLDPPPYSVIVETRNREECLMFESGAVAVLSAAEKETIKSAYTKMLDAYGILGVLRLNLGDSMLHSLVVVTGCSSVGKVQDSEVFRVTGTDFVSLKNDPSDEDRIADVRKILNSGNFYFAWSSTGVSLDLSLNAHRRIREDTSDNRFFWNQSLHLHLKHYGVNCDDWLLRLMCGGVEIRTIYAGHKQAKACVISRLSSERAGTRFNVRGTNDDGQVANFVETEQVIFLDDKVSSFIQIRGSIPLFWEQPGIQVGSHRVKLSRGFEANAPAFERHFSALRKLYGKQVIINLLGMKEGEHMLSKAFQSHLKASEHANAVRMLNFDYHQMVKGGKTDKLISVLKPQISKFLEECGFFYYSGEAGIQRCQSGTIRSNCLDCLDRTNSVQAFIALEMLPKQLEDMGLTEKPQLVARFQEVFRTMWSTNGDSISKIYAGTGALDGKAKGGKLKDGARSVTRTIQNNFFDSSKQEAIDILRLGSTLNSDLADKARALLTTSSLYVTEPILQSASPRVLLGMCQSHFKYTRPKKIRVCVGTWNVNGGKQFRSIAFRNHTLNDWLLDAPKKAGHPEFQDGKANPVDIFAIGFEEMVELNAGNIVSASTTNQKLWAAELQKNISRDHKYVLLASEQLVGVCLFVFIRPQHAPFIRDVAVDTVKTGMGGATGNKGGVAIRMLFHTTSICFVCSHFAAGQSQVKERNDDYTEIARKLSFPMGRLLFSHDYVFWCGDFNYRINIPNDETKELIRQQNWDALIAGDQLVEQKNAGQVFKGFIEGKLDFAPTYKYDLFSEDYDTSEKCRTPAWTDRVLWKRRKWNFDKTAEELELNVVGAPVNEEDQCPWSPGELKYYSRAELKTSDHRPVVAIIDVDVLEVDPEARHQVYKEVIALQGPPDGTILVSLCTSGPDDYFDDALIDDLLDKFAQFGEVILIRFVEEKMWVTFLEGYSALAALSLSGSTVNGKTIDIRLRSPGWIKSLEEEMSVERICGSIPTSTSSTLLAENSDMGEEYDMEGDVDEEIEDILPQHLQPGAGMDLGASPAPSPHTSPCPSPTYGEPAPPIRPSRAPPRTAGPPQGSPVDGQPAGALFPQGLEPKRPPPPRPNAPPARPAPPQRPPPPSGRGQATGSAPGGAPRPIPPRAGVISVPPQARPPPPAHPGAPRPIAEVHPGAPRPSPDNHPGAPRPVPEPQSKPSELPLGPPPTLPGPMRPQMTSPMQPQSMSPMQPPVQPQLPPPIQAQLPPPMQPTLPAPLYPQPAPQASAGAAAASQPGLASPKPPPRSRSSHALPPESAPAPAPAFQAKDMNGVQREAQWNLDPFDMFNSQSLFQNSFSASLPRSSSSSTPSPSSSSTLPSSLSLFSAPETSSTPCLLPPPAPSRSKSQETLRSSPNPFLIEAQPRPNSTNPFTGNLLSSPRRSLTPDFYTQQQAQEARSGLNRAMSAVVHSSTLPPSFSRQQSLVPAPAAAPAKQTQKWVTFDDDSDFLSMKVPSAAGTGPLLTPTVSSVPFPQPQSSLPSSGFGINSNWASLPTSSFPTIPPPVPTRTNTSVKKNAHIPFRNEFTES; encoded by the exons ATGGCATTCAGTAAAGGTTATCGTATTTATCATAAGCTGGATCCACCTCCGTACAGTGTGATTGTGGAGACCAGAAATCGAGAGGAATGCCTGATGTTCGAGTCTGGAGCCGTTGCTGTTCTGT CGGCGGCAGAGAAAGAGACAATCAAGTCTGCGTACACCAAGATGCTTGATGCTTATGGGATCCTGGGAGTTCTTCGTCTTAACCTTG GGGATTCTATGCTGCACAGCCTGGTGGTCGTAACGGGCTGCAGTTCAGTGGGAAAGGTCCAGGATTCAGAAGTTTTTCGCGTAACAGGCACTGACTTTGTCTCTCTGAAAAACGACCCCTCGGATGAGGACCGCATCGCTGATGTCAGAAAAATCTTAAACTCTGGGAACTTCTATTTCGCCTGGTCCTCCACCGGAGTGAGTCTGGACCTCAGCTTGAACGCACACCGCAGAATCAGAGAAGACACATCTGATAATCGATTTTTCTG GAATCAGTCCCTCCATCTCCATCTCAAGCATTATGGGGTGAACTGTGATGACTGGCTGCTGAGGTTGATGTGTGGCGGAGTAGAGATCCGCACCATCTACGCTGGGCACAAGCAGGCCAAAGCTTGCGTGATCTCTCGGCTCAGCTCAGAGAGAGCAGGCACGCGTTTCAATGTCCGAGGCACAAATGACGACGGCCAGGTGGCAAACTTTGTAGAGACTGAGCAG GTTATTTTCCTTGATGACAAAGTGTCCTCCTTCATTCAGATCCGAGGGTCAATACCTCTGTTCTGGGAGCAGCCAGGAATTCAG GTCGGCTCTCATCGTGTTAAGCTGTCCCGTGGTTTTGAAGCAAACGCACCGGCTTTTGAGAG ACACTTTAGTGCCCTGAGGAAGCTGTATGGCAAGCAGGTGATCATCAACCTGCTGGGTATGAAGGAGGGTGAACACATGCTCAGCAAAGCATTCCAG AGTCACCTGAAAGCTTCAGAGCATGCAAACGCTGTGAGAATGTTGAACTTTGACTATCATCAGATGGTTAAAGGTGGGAAGACTGACAAGCTCATCAGTGTCCTGAAACCTCAGATCAGCAAGTTTCTGGAGGAATGCGGTTTCTTCTACTACTCAGGAGAGGCGGGCATTCAGAG ATGTCAAAGTGGCACAATTCGTTCCAACTGTCTCGACTGCTTGGACCGAACAAACAGCGTCCAGGCCTTCATTGCACTTGAG ATGCTTCCAAAACAATTGGAAGACATGGGTCTGACTGAGAAACCTCAGCTGGTGGCGCGGTTTCAGGAGGTTTTCCGCACCATGTGGTCCACGAATGGAGACTCGATCAGCAAGATCTACGCAGGCACTGGTGCTCTGGATGGCAAGGCTAAG gGTGGAAAGCTAAAAGACGGAGCTCGCTCGGTCACAAGAACCATTCAGAATAACTTCTTTGACAGCTCTAAACAGGAAGCCATTGATATCCTGAGACTGGGCAGCACCCTGAACAGTGACCTGGCAGATAAGGCACGAGCCCTTCTTACAACCAGCAGCCTGTATG TCACTGAGCCCATTTTACAGTCAG CCTCTCCCAGAGTGCTTCTGGGCATGTGTCAGAGCCACTTCAAGTATACACGTCCCAAAAAGATCAGAGTGTGTGTGGGTACGTGGAATGTGAACGGGGGCAAGCAGTTCCGCAGTATTGCATTTCGTAACCACACGCTCAATGACTGGCTCCTGGACGCCCCTAAGAAGGCCGGCCACCCGGAATTTCAGG ATGGAAAAGCCAACCCAGTGGACATCTTTGCTATTGGCTTTGAGGAAATGGTGGAGCTTAATGCTGGAAATATCGTCAGCGCAAG CACCACTAATCAGAAGCTGTGGGCTGCAGAACTGCAGAAGAACATCTCACGAGATCACAAATATGTGCTGCTGGCCTCAGAGCAGCTGGTGGGTGTCTGTCTGTTCGTCTTCATACGCCCTCAGCATGCGCCATTCATCAG GGACGTTGCTGTGGACACAGTAAAGACTGGAATGGGCGGAGCCACTGGTAATAAAGGGGGTGTGGCTATACGCATGCTCTTCCACACCACCAGCATCTGCTTTGTGTGCTCACACTTTGCCGCTGGCCAATCACAGGTCAAAGAGAGGAACGATGACTACACTGAAATTGCGCGCAAACTGTCCTTCCCCATG ggccGTCTCCTGTTCTCCCATGATTATGTATTCTGGTGTGGAGACTTCAACTACCGAATAAATATTCCTAATGACGAGACAAAGGAGCTGATCAGACAGCAAAATTGGGATGCACTGATTGCTGGAGATCAACTGGTAGAGCAGAAGAATGCTGGACAG gTTTTTAAAGGCTTTATTGAAGGGAAGCTGGATTTTGCCCCCACTTACAAATACGACCTGTTTTCGGAGGACTACGACACCAGTGAGAAGTGCCGCACACCAGCCTGGACTGACCGTGTGCTGTGGAAGAGAAGGAAGTGGAACTTTGATAAAACTG CGGAAGAGTTGGAGTTGAATGTCGTAGGAGCCCCAGTGAATGAGGAAGATCAGTGCCCATGGAGCCCTGGAGAGCTCAAATATTATAGCAGAGCAGAGCTCAAAACCTCTGATCACAG GCCTGTGGTGGCTATCATAGATGTGGACGTACTTGAGGTGGATCCAGAGGCCAGACACCAGGTGTATAAGGAAGTGATCGCCCTGCAGGGTCCACCAGATGGCACCATCCTCGTCTCGCTCTGCACGTCTGGTCCTgatgactactttgatgatgcaCTGATAGATGACCTGTTGGACAAGTTTGCTCAGTTTGGCGAGGTTATTCTTATCAG gTTTGTTGAAGAGAAAATGTGGGTGACATTTTTGGAGGGGTATTCTGCTCTAGCAGCTCTATCTTTGAGCGGCTCTACC GTGAATGGTAAGACCATAGACATCCGTCTGAGGAGTCCAGGATGGATAAAGAGTCTAGAGGAGGAAATGAGTGTGGAGAGAATCTGCGGCAGCATCCCAACATCCACCAGCTCCACCCTGCTGGCAGAAAACTCTGACATGGGAGAAGAGTATGACATGGAAG GTGATGTGGATGAGGAGATTGAGGATATTTTACCCCAGCACCTGCAGCCTGGAGCAGGCATGGATCTAGGCGCGTCCCCTGCCCCATCCCCACACACCAGCCCCTGCCCCTCTCCTACCTACGGAGAACCTGCACCCCCCATCCGGCCCAGCAGAGCCCCTCCACGCACAGCTGGACCACCTCAGG GTTCTCCTGTTGATGGTCAGCCAGCTGGAGCTCTCTTTCCACAGGGACTAGAGCCAAAACGTCCCCCTCCTCCACGGCCCAACGCCCCACCGGCCCGGCCCGCACCTCCGCAGCGCCCACCCCCACCCTCAG GTCGAGGTCAAGCCACCGGATCAGCCCCTGGAGGCGCCCCACGGCCG ATCCCACCTCGAGCAGGAGTCATCAGCGTCCCTCCTCAGGCTagacctcctcctcctgctcATCCTGGGGCCCCCAGACCCATAGCAGAGGTGCATCCTGGAGCCCCACGGCCCTCACCTGATAATCACCCTGGAGCTCCAAGACCCGTTCCTGAGCCCCAAAGCAAACCGTCTGAACTCCCTCTGG GTCCACCCCCCACACTGCCAGGTCCCATGAGGCCTCAGATGACATCACCCATGCAGCCCCAGTCCATGTCGCCAATGCAGCCTCCAGTCCAACCTCAACTGCCCCCACCCATACAAGCCCAGCTGCCTCCACCAATGCAGCCCACCTTACCTGCCCCGCTGTACCCTCAGCCTGCTCCTCAAGCATCTGCTGGAGCCGCTGCCGCCTCTCAGCCCGGACTGGCATCTCCCAAGCCTCCACCCCGGAGCCGGTCCTCTCACGCACTGCCACCTGagtctgctcctgctcctgctcctgcatTTCAG gccAAGGACATGAATGGAGTCCAAAGAGAAGCACAATGGAATCTAGACCCCTTCGACATGTTTAACTCCCAGTCCCTCTTCCAAAATTCATTCTCCGCTTCTCTCCCTcgctcctcttcctcatccaccccctccccttcttcttcctccacGTTACCCAGCTCCCTCTCCCTGTTCTCAGCTCCGGAGACCAGCAGCACTCCATGTCTCCTGCCTCCCCCTGCTCCCTCCCGCAGCAAGTCCCAGGAGACCCTCCGTTCATCCCCCAACCCGTTCCTCATAGAAGCCCAACCCAGACCCAACAGCACCAATCCTTTCACTGGCAACTTGTTGTCCTCCCCACGCCGATCGCTCACGCCTGATTTTTACACCCAGCAGCAGGCCCAAGAGGCCAGGTCGGGCCTAAACAGGGCCATGTCAGCTGTGGTTCACAGTTCAACTCTTCCACCATCATTCTCCAGACAACAATCCTTAGTTCCTGCTCCAGCAGCAGCCCCAGCCAAACAAACCCAAAAGTGGGTCACATTCGATGACGATTCAGATTTCCTTTCAATGAAGGTTCCATCCGCAGCTGGGACCGGCCCGCTGCTTACACCCACAGTCTCATCCGTTCCCTTCCCTCAACCCCAGAGCAGCCTCCCCAGCTCAGGCTTTGGCATAAACAGCAACTGGGCGTCGCTTCCCACGTCCTCGTTTCCCACAATCCCTCCTCCGGTCCCTACCAGGACTAATACCAGCGTTAAAAAAAATGCCCACATCCCTTTCAGAAACGAATTCACAGAGAGTTGA